From a single Nicotiana tabacum cultivar K326 chromosome 8, ASM71507v2, whole genome shotgun sequence genomic region:
- the LOC107792491 gene encoding protein PARTING DANCERS homolog codes for MGSLSNTTSLSTSCCNGVCVMSSTWRDAQNLSFLNFISRFLNESSFRLNILPIAPDFIFIFGGLSVAFMFVTNWDVIDKESVFKKAEKVKEQFASFYVVITLPSKEQNDSFIRFYFKYGGPTFVPVRDFEMGFEKIVKIAHSRGVCKRQDVLAKLKAEKEKSVQAMEIYQQVVTSIPGVDSHDANVLYQTIGSIEAIAKSSKEYILETTDLSPTTAETITRFFRDPKFYLGPKIG; via the exons ATGGGATCACTTTCAAATACTACAAGCTTATCGACTTCAT GTTGCAATGGCGTTTGTGTGATGAGTAGCACATGGAGGGATGCACAGAACCTGTCCTTTCTCAATTTCATCTCTCGCTTTCTTAATGAAAGTTCTTTCCGTTTAAATATTCTTCCAATTGCACCA GATTTTATCTTTATCTTTGGCGGTTTGTCAGTTGCTTTCATGTTTGTGACCAATTGGGATGTCATCGACAAGGAATCTGTCTTTAAAAA AGCTGAGAAAGTGAAGGAGCAGTTTGCAAGCTTCTATGTGGTTATCACCCTCCCTTCAAAGGAACAGAATGATTCTTTCATACGCTTCTATTTCAA GTATGGAGGGCCAACATTTGTTCCTGTGCGAGACTTTGAGATGGGCTTTGAAAAAATTGTGAAGATAGCACATTCTCGTGGGG tgtgcaaacgACAGGATGTATTGGCAAAATTAAAAGCTGAG AAGGAAAAATCAGTACAGGCAATGGAGATTTACCAACAAGTGGTTACATCAATCCCTGGAGTTGACAGCCATGATGCAAATGTG CTTTATCAAACTATTGGTTCAATTGAAGCAATAGCTAAGTCATCAAAGGAATACATTCTGGAAACTACTGATCTCTCACCCACGACAGCTGAGACAATCACAAGGTTTTTCAGGGATCCAAAGTTTTATCTTGGTCCCAAAATTGGCTGA